In Rubrivirga marina, the following are encoded in one genomic region:
- a CDS encoding FG-GAP-like repeat-containing protein — protein MTHRYMLGSRAALPLLALVSLVAPTTASAQSFTVDDASSAAVADVADGAVAWLDLDGDGDPDLAVTGLDASGARRGEVYRNDGGTLVLDAPNSAVVPDVSDGDLAVADYDMDGDPDLVLTGIDGAGARYGEAYRNDGGLLVRDAESSDNIDNVSGGGLSWGDLDADGDLDLALGGRTSDAPGSAVGYVYKNYRGRLGGPQYRTDLQNWRLYEGDLEWADYDGDGDPDLAIAGLGYSGNRPGRFRVLGAVV, from the coding sequence ATGACCCACAGATACATGCTCGGCTCCCGAGCTGCCCTCCCCCTCCTCGCCCTCGTGTCGCTGGTCGCGCCTACAACAGCGTCAGCCCAGAGCTTCACGGTCGACGACGCCTCGAGCGCGGCCGTGGCCGACGTCGCCGACGGGGCCGTGGCCTGGCTCGACCTCGACGGCGACGGTGACCCCGACCTCGCCGTGACTGGGCTCGACGCGTCGGGCGCCCGGCGCGGCGAGGTGTACCGGAACGACGGGGGGACGCTCGTCCTCGACGCGCCCAACAGCGCCGTCGTCCCCGACGTGAGCGACGGGGACCTCGCCGTGGCCGACTACGACATGGACGGGGACCCCGACCTCGTCCTGACGGGGATCGACGGGGCCGGCGCCCGGTACGGCGAGGCGTACCGGAACGATGGGGGGCTGCTCGTCCGCGACGCCGAGAGCAGCGACAACATCGACAATGTGAGCGGGGGGGGGCTCTCGTGGGGCGACCTCGACGCCGACGGCGACCTCGACCTCGCGCTCGGCGGGCGCACGTCCGATGCGCCCGGCAGCGCGGTGGGGTACGTGTACAAGAACTACCGCGGTCGGCTGGGCGGGCCCCAGTACCGCACCGACCTCCAGAACTGGCGCCTCTACGAGGGGGACCTCGAGTGGGCCGACTACGACGGTGACGGCGACCCCGACCTCGCCATCGCGGGCCTCGGGTACTCGGGGAACCGCCCGGGCCGGTTCCGGGTCCTGGGGGCCGTGGTCTAG
- a CDS encoding FG-GAP-like repeat-containing protein, translated as MSERHRLGPWVPLATVAVVLAVTLPASAQTSVQTFVRDEAASAVLSDLHSGAALAWADYDGDGDPDLVLTGFGFESGDDYRLYGEVYRNDGGTLVRDDANSAVVADVHYGALAWADYDGDGDPDLVLTGVAENIFGPAFGEVYRNDGGTLVRDDANSAVVADTRSGALAWADYDGDGDPDLVLTGAVGNDAGGIFFGEVYRNVGGTLVLDDANSAVVPDVSDGELVWVDYDSDGDPDLVVAGYTFGAPIQTYGEVYRNDGGTLVRDAANSAAIPDDGVMAWADYDGDGDLDFAITYSEGGIRNPDTYLGEVYRNDGGTFVLDAANSAVVPNPYNSALAWGDYDGDGDPDLVLTGSQASYAFGEVYRNDGGTLVREDVASAAIPEMTIGTLAWADYDSDGDDDLALVGQGWGDYDVRNFGEVFRYEAVAPGEPPVADAGPDLQIRSNLFFRYVALNGSGSSDPDGDLLQYVWSEGGATVATGLRGAPRLTSGTHVLTLTVTDPSGLTDTDDVAVTVTPDFDLTLRPVPVQRPFIHVDPGESFLFNYHLDNRDYTRRGGDAWFVVVDAAGAEVFESDPVSFSLRIGRDRSWRLLVEVAASTAPGDYTVVGYIGDYPDRLYDVDSLAFRVRDRSGLASAAGRTGAAAWAVLDADTGLAPADWTDDGTDERTAEAEPSAFALGAPYPNPAAGLVTVPFAVAEPGAVRLAVYDVLGREVARLADGVAEAGAHAARLETRGLPAGAYVVRLEAGGAVATARLVVAR; from the coding sequence ATGAGCGAGCGCCACCGGCTCGGCCCTTGGGTCCCCCTCGCGACGGTCGCCGTGGTCCTGGCCGTTACCCTCCCGGCCTCCGCCCAGACCTCCGTCCAGACCTTCGTCCGCGACGAGGCCGCGAGCGCCGTCCTCTCCGATCTCCACTCCGGTGCTGCCCTCGCGTGGGCGGACTACGACGGCGACGGGGACCCCGACCTCGTCCTCACCGGGTTCGGTTTCGAATCCGGCGACGACTACCGCCTCTACGGGGAGGTGTATCGGAACGATGGGGGCACGCTCGTCCGCGACGACGCCAACAGCGCCGTCGTCGCTGACGTGCACTACGGCGCCCTAGCGTGGGCGGACTACGACGGCGACGGGGACCCCGACCTCGTCCTCACCGGTGTGGCTGAGAACATATTCGGTCCGGCCTTCGGGGAGGTGTACCGGAATGACGGGGGCACGCTCGTCCGCGACGACGCCAACAGCGCCGTCGTCGCCGACACCCGGTCCGGCGCCCTGGCATGGGCGGACTACGACGGCGACGGGGACCCCGACCTCGTCCTCACCGGTGCTGTTGGCAACGATGCGGGCGGAATCTTCTTCGGCGAGGTGTACCGGAACGTCGGGGGCACGCTCGTCCTCGACGACGCGAACAGCGCTGTCGTCCCCGACGTGTCCGACGGCGAGTTGGTGTGGGTCGACTACGACTCCGACGGGGACCCCGACCTCGTCGTCGCCGGCTACACCTTCGGCGCTCCCATTCAGACCTATGGGGAGGTGTACCGGAACGACGGGGGCACGCTCGTCCGCGACGCCGCGAACAGCGCCGCCATCCCTGATGACGGCGTGATGGCGTGGGCGGACTACGACGGCGACGGGGACCTCGACTTCGCCATCACGTATTCCGAGGGCGGGATCAGGAACCCCGACACCTACCTCGGCGAGGTGTACCGGAACGACGGGGGCACCTTCGTCCTCGACGCTGCGAACAGCGCCGTCGTGCCCAACCCCTACAACAGCGCCCTCGCGTGGGGAGACTATGACGGCGACGGCGACCCCGACCTCGTCCTCACCGGCAGCCAGGCTTCTTACGCGTTCGGCGAGGTGTATCGGAACGACGGGGGCACTCTCGTACGCGAGGACGTCGCTAGCGCCGCCATCCCCGAGATGACGATCGGCACGCTGGCTTGGGCCGACTACGACTCCGACGGCGACGACGACCTTGCCCTCGTCGGTCAGGGCTGGGGCGACTACGACGTCCGGAATTTCGGGGAAGTGTTTCGCTACGAAGCGGTGGCCCCGGGTGAGCCGCCCGTCGCCGATGCTGGGCCGGATCTGCAGATTCGGTCCAACTTATTCTTTAGGTACGTCGCGCTCAACGGAAGCGGCTCGTCCGACCCCGACGGCGACCTGCTCCAATACGTGTGGAGCGAGGGCGGCGCCACGGTCGCCACGGGTCTCAGGGGGGCCCCCAGGCTCACGAGTGGGACCCACGTCCTCACGCTGACGGTGACCGACCCGAGCGGGCTCACCGACACCGACGACGTGGCGGTCACGGTCACGCCGGACTTCGACCTCACGCTCCGGCCGGTCCCGGTCCAGAGGCCGTTCATCCACGTTGACCCCGGCGAGTCGTTCCTGTTCAACTACCACCTCGACAACCGGGACTACACGCGCCGGGGCGGGGACGCGTGGTTCGTCGTGGTCGACGCGGCCGGGGCCGAGGTGTTCGAGAGCGACCCCGTGTCCTTCTCACTCCGGATCGGCCGGGACCGGTCGTGGCGGCTCCTCGTCGAGGTCGCGGCCTCGACGGCCCCGGGCGATTACACCGTCGTCGGGTACATCGGGGACTACCCCGACAGGCTCTACGACGTGGACTCCCTCGCGTTTCGGGTTCGGGACCGGAGTGGGCTCGCCTCGGCGGCGGGCCGGACGGGCGCGGCAGCGTGGGCGGTCCTCGACGCCGACACGGGCCTCGCGCCGGCCGACTGGACCGACGACGGGACTGACGAACGGACCGCGGAAGCGGAACCCTCGGCGTTCGCCCTCGGCGCGCCGTACCCGAACCCGGCCGCGGGCCTCGTGACGGTCCCGTTCGCCGTGGCCGAGCCGGGCGCCGTCCGGCTCGCTGTGTACGACGTGCTCGGCCGCGAGGTGGCCCGCCTCGCCGACGGCGTGGCCGAGGCCGGGGCCCACGCGGCCCGGCTCGAGACCCGTGGCCTCCCGGCCGGGGCGTACGTCGTGCGGTTGGAGGCGGGCGGGGCCGTCGCGACGGCTCGGCTCGTCGTCGCTCGCTGA
- a CDS encoding cation:proton antiporter, translating into MHDLPLTEPVAVFTVVLLILLAAPLVARRGVPSAVVLLAAGVALGPHALGVLDRDPTMVLLGTIGLLYIMFLAGLEIDLHELEEGKARSLGFGAATFVLPQIVGALVGRLVLGMGWPAAVLLGSVFASHTLLAYPAAARLGLQKERATTTAVGATILTDTLALLVLAVVATGAREGGGFDALVFVRVAGALLVVGGIVLWGLPRLGAWFFRTAAQDATIEFVFVLAAVFVCALGVEALGVEPIIGAFLAGLGLNRLVPEGGPLMNRIGFFGTALFVPFFLLSTGMLVDLGAFAEAGAARAWTVALAMTGTLLVTKGTAALLLRPVFGFSADEVRLAFGLTVPQAAATLAAVLVGVEVGLFDGAVLNGTIAMVFVTCVVGPVVVERAGRRLAQAASERVPDARDARDRVLVSLANPATAEALVDLAMLARGPDAAAPLAAVTVVQGGPDQSAAVAMGERTLSAAVVHAAGAEVPVLPLVRVESNVARALARAAAETRASLLVMGWDGSATAARVLFGSVPDRVLRETPTAVLIARETRPPATIRRLLVAVPPLAELEPGFRAAAATLLGLAARAGAEVVALTPAPYAEAVREAFARARRGGPAPEVRPLDRWGDLPTTLDASLRPTDALALISARQGAIAWRASLDRLPRVLARRHPDLSLFVVFPGQVPVSAILPSGLTSGDRAFLDRLRPDSVRLGLHADEPAGLFRQALGDALPAEVAERLADVPPDARPEIRPGVVLSHLRSPVVDEPVLGVGVSRDGVTMPGASGPVHVVLALVVPDRVPSRRYLGWLSLVARMLRDDATVDAVREAETPGEARAALLAALHGPDADPEDAPPGGDPAP; encoded by the coding sequence ATGCACGACCTCCCCCTTACCGAGCCGGTCGCCGTCTTTACGGTCGTGCTGCTCATCCTGCTGGCGGCGCCGCTCGTCGCCCGGCGCGGCGTGCCGTCGGCCGTCGTGCTGCTGGCGGCCGGCGTCGCGCTGGGGCCGCACGCGCTCGGCGTGCTCGACCGTGACCCGACGATGGTCCTCCTCGGGACCATCGGGCTCCTGTACATCATGTTCTTGGCGGGCCTGGAGATCGACCTCCACGAGCTGGAGGAGGGGAAGGCGCGGAGCCTCGGGTTCGGCGCGGCGACGTTCGTGCTGCCCCAGATCGTGGGAGCGCTCGTCGGCCGGCTCGTGCTGGGCATGGGGTGGCCGGCCGCCGTCCTTCTCGGGAGCGTCTTCGCCAGCCACACGCTGTTGGCCTACCCCGCGGCGGCCCGCCTCGGGCTCCAGAAGGAGCGGGCCACGACGACGGCCGTCGGCGCGACCATCCTGACCGACACGCTCGCGCTCCTCGTGCTCGCCGTCGTGGCGACGGGGGCGCGGGAGGGCGGGGGCTTCGATGCGCTCGTGTTCGTGCGCGTGGCCGGGGCGCTGCTCGTGGTGGGCGGCATCGTGCTGTGGGGGCTCCCGCGGCTCGGCGCGTGGTTCTTCCGGACCGCGGCGCAGGACGCGACGATCGAGTTCGTGTTCGTCCTCGCCGCCGTGTTCGTGTGCGCGCTCGGCGTCGAGGCGCTCGGCGTCGAGCCGATCATCGGGGCGTTCCTGGCGGGGCTCGGGCTGAACCGGCTCGTGCCCGAGGGCGGGCCCCTCATGAACCGGATCGGCTTTTTCGGGACGGCGCTCTTCGTCCCGTTCTTCCTCCTCTCGACGGGGATGCTCGTCGACCTCGGCGCGTTCGCCGAGGCGGGCGCGGCCCGGGCGTGGACCGTCGCCCTCGCGATGACCGGGACGCTGCTCGTGACGAAGGGCACGGCGGCGCTCCTCCTGCGCCCCGTGTTCGGGTTCTCGGCCGACGAGGTCCGCCTCGCGTTCGGTCTGACGGTCCCGCAGGCGGCGGCGACGCTCGCGGCCGTGCTTGTCGGGGTCGAGGTCGGGCTGTTCGACGGTGCCGTGCTGAACGGGACGATCGCGATGGTGTTCGTGACGTGCGTGGTCGGGCCGGTCGTCGTCGAGCGGGCGGGGCGGCGGCTGGCGCAGGCGGCATCCGAGCGGGTCCCGGACGCCCGCGACGCCCGCGACCGCGTGCTCGTGTCGCTGGCGAACCCGGCGACGGCCGAGGCGCTCGTCGACCTCGCGATGCTGGCCCGCGGGCCGGACGCGGCGGCGCCGCTGGCGGCCGTGACCGTCGTGCAGGGCGGGCCGGACCAGTCGGCGGCCGTGGCGATGGGGGAGCGGACGCTGTCGGCCGCCGTCGTCCACGCCGCCGGGGCCGAGGTGCCGGTGCTCCCGCTCGTCCGCGTCGAGTCGAACGTGGCGCGCGCCCTCGCCCGGGCCGCGGCCGAGACGCGGGCGTCGCTCCTGGTCATGGGCTGGGACGGGAGCGCGACGGCGGCCCGCGTCCTGTTCGGCAGCGTCCCCGACCGCGTCCTCCGCGAGACGCCGACGGCCGTGCTCATCGCCCGCGAGACGCGCCCGCCGGCGACGATCCGGCGCCTGCTCGTGGCCGTGCCGCCCCTGGCCGAACTCGAGCCCGGGTTTCGGGCCGCGGCGGCGACCCTCCTCGGACTGGCGGCACGCGCCGGCGCCGAGGTCGTCGCGCTCACGCCGGCGCCGTACGCCGAGGCCGTCCGGGAGGCGTTCGCCCGCGCGCGGCGCGGCGGGCCGGCCCCCGAGGTCCGACCCCTCGACCGGTGGGGCGACCTCCCCACCACGCTCGACGCCTCGCTGCGCCCGACCGACGCGCTCGCGCTGATCTCGGCTCGGCAGGGCGCCATCGCGTGGCGCGCCTCGCTCGACCGGCTCCCCCGCGTGCTCGCCCGGCGGCACCCGGACCTCTCGCTGTTCGTCGTGTTCCCCGGCCAGGTGCCCGTCTCGGCCATCCTCCCGTCGGGCCTCACGAGCGGCGACCGGGCCTTCCTCGACCGGCTCCGCCCCGACTCCGTCCGCCTCGGTCTCCACGCGGACGAGCCGGCCGGCCTCTTCCGACAGGCGCTCGGAGACGCGCTCCCGGCCGAGGTCGCGGAACGGCTCGCCGACGTGCCCCCCGACGCCCGGCCCGAGATCCGTCCCGGCGTCGTCCTGTCCCACCTCCGCTCGCCGGTGGTGGACGAGCCGGTCCTGGGCGTCGGCGTGAGCCGCGACGGCGTGACGATGCCGGGCGCCTCGGGGCCGGTCCACGTGGTGCTGGCGCTCGTCGTGCCGGACCGCGTGCCGTCGCGGCGCTACCTCGGCTGGCTCTCCCTTGTGGCGCGGATGCTCCGCGACGACGCGACCGTCGACGCCGTCCGCGAGGCCGAGACGCCGGGGGAGGCGCGGGCCGCACTCCTCGCTGCGCTCCACGGGCCCGACGCGGATCCGGAGGACGCGCCGCCGGGCGGGGATCCCGCCCCGTAG
- a CDS encoding BrxA/BrxB family bacilliredoxin, whose product MPYPEPLVAPMRDELTRLGVRELRTADDVDALIDEAQSGTTLAIVNSVCGCAAANARPAIALAQGVETQPDRTVTVFAGQDTEATSRLREYLAGIQPSSPSMFLLKDGDPVFAIERRHIEGRSASAIAADLKTAFETFCGADAQDAPDEPLRPEAATPQSPGLPATFRSIM is encoded by the coding sequence ATGCCGTACCCCGAACCGCTCGTCGCCCCCATGCGCGACGAACTCACCCGCCTCGGCGTCCGCGAGCTCCGCACCGCCGACGACGTCGATGCCCTCATCGACGAGGCCCAGAGCGGGACGACGCTCGCCATCGTCAACTCCGTGTGCGGCTGCGCCGCGGCGAACGCCCGCCCGGCCATCGCTCTCGCGCAGGGCGTCGAGACCCAGCCCGACCGGACCGTGACCGTCTTCGCCGGCCAGGACACCGAGGCCACGAGCCGCCTCCGCGAGTACCTCGCGGGGATCCAGCCGTCGAGCCCGTCGATGTTCTTGTTGAAGGACGGCGACCCCGTCTTCGCCATCGAGCGCCGCCACATCGAGGGCCGCTCGGCGAGCGCCATCGCCGCCGATCTCAAGACGGCGTTCGAGACGTTCTGTGGCGCCGACGCCCAGGATGCGCCCGACGAGCCGCTCCGCCCCGAGGCCGCCACGCCTCAATCGCCGGGCCTGCCGGCCACGTTCCGCTCGATCATGTAG
- a CDS encoding YtxH domain-containing protein — MRPIDLADRLLLAGFAFAAGLGIGLLLAPDAGGATRQRLAGTARGAADATRARAAGLTEPLADAARDRVRQLSERHVPLAGDLDVVDARDVLDDLHTGRS, encoded by the coding sequence ATGCGCCCGATCGACCTCGCCGACCGTCTCCTGCTCGCCGGCTTCGCCTTCGCGGCGGGCTTGGGCATCGGCCTCCTCCTGGCGCCCGACGCGGGCGGCGCGACCCGCCAGCGCCTCGCCGGGACCGCCCGAGGGGCCGCCGATGCCACGCGTGCCCGCGCCGCGGGCCTCACCGAGCCGCTCGCCGACGCGGCCCGCGACCGCGTCCGCCAACTCTCCGAGCGCCACGTCCCGCTCGCCGGCGACTTGGACGTCGTCGACGCGCGCGACGTGCTGGACGACCTCCACACGGGCCGGTCGTAA
- a CDS encoding NlpC/P60 family protein, whose product MREMGAESAVLRVARRDAFLRDAAPNWLGIPYRWGGSTRRGIDCSAFVQQYVRETLGIELPRTTASQRYEGVPIEEDQLQAGDLVFFRRRGVRHVGVYLSEGDFIHASSSRGVTISNLASDYWTRYYWMSRRIVTEPSGRMPTPRSGARG is encoded by the coding sequence ATGCGTGAGATGGGCGCCGAGTCGGCCGTCCTCCGCGTCGCCCGCCGCGACGCGTTCCTCCGAGACGCCGCCCCGAACTGGCTCGGCATCCCCTACCGCTGGGGCGGCTCGACCCGCCGCGGCATCGACTGCTCGGCGTTCGTCCAGCAGTACGTCCGGGAGACGCTCGGCATCGAGCTCCCGCGGACGACGGCCAGCCAGCGCTACGAGGGCGTGCCGATCGAGGAGGACCAGCTCCAGGCCGGCGACCTCGTGTTCTTCCGCCGCCGCGGCGTCCGTCACGTCGGCGTGTACCTCTCCGAGGGCGACTTTATCCACGCCTCCTCGAGCCGTGGCGTGACGATCTCGAATCTGGCCTCCGATTACTGGACGCGGTACTACTGGATGTCGCGCCGGATCGTGACTGAGCCGTCCGGCCGGATGCCGACGCCCCGCTCCGGCGCCCGCGGCTAG
- the greA gene encoding transcription elongation factor GreA produces the protein MSSTVYLTAEGLQKLKDDLHHAKTVERPKISQDIAEARAQGDLSENAEYDAAKEAQGLLEARIAKLETTVANARVVNEDEVDASKARILSNVRVMNKKANKEATYTLVAAQEADLKQNRISVESPIGKALLGQEVGDVVSVKVPAGTVQFEILDITR, from the coding sequence ATGAGCTCCACCGTCTACCTCACCGCCGAAGGGCTCCAGAAGCTCAAGGACGACCTCCATCACGCCAAGACCGTCGAGCGTCCGAAGATCTCTCAGGACATCGCCGAGGCCCGCGCCCAGGGCGACCTCTCGGAGAACGCGGAGTACGACGCGGCCAAGGAAGCGCAGGGCCTCCTCGAGGCGCGCATCGCCAAGCTGGAGACCACGGTCGCGAACGCCCGCGTCGTCAACGAGGACGAGGTCGACGCGTCGAAGGCGCGGATCCTCTCGAACGTCCGCGTGATGAACAAGAAGGCCAACAAGGAGGCGACGTACACGCTCGTCGCGGCCCAGGAGGCCGACCTCAAGCAGAACCGGATCTCGGTCGAGAGCCCGATCGGGAAGGCCCTCCTCGGGCAGGAGGTCGGCGACGTCGTGTCGGTGAAGGTGCCGGCCGGGACGGTCCAGTTCGAGATCCTCGACATCACGCGGTAA
- the mtgA gene encoding monofunctional biosynthetic peptidoglycan transglycosylase, which yields MARTKSGRRGPLGWLWAVVRWTAAVVVGYVLACALLLLAYRWIEPPATTVQLQRIVEAAIAGEPFDLQYRPVPEAGQDVDVRHAVVASEDARFYTHGGFDTEELRRAREDAIRTGRPMRGASTITQQLVKNLFLTTHRSVVRKGMEIPLTFLAEWILPKDRILTLYLDVAEWGPGVFGIEAAAAYHYGTSAASLTREQSARLAACLPAPLERRPQDMGRTSARILTRMRQMGW from the coding sequence GTGGCGCGCACCAAGAGCGGCCGGCGCGGACCGCTCGGGTGGCTCTGGGCGGTCGTCCGATGGACGGCGGCCGTCGTCGTCGGGTACGTCCTGGCGTGCGCGCTCCTCCTGCTCGCGTACCGCTGGATCGAGCCGCCGGCCACAACCGTCCAGCTCCAGCGGATCGTCGAGGCCGCGATCGCCGGCGAGCCGTTCGACCTCCAGTACCGGCCGGTGCCCGAGGCGGGCCAGGACGTGGACGTCCGCCACGCCGTCGTCGCGAGTGAGGACGCCCGGTTCTACACGCACGGCGGGTTCGACACCGAGGAGCTCCGCCGCGCCCGCGAGGACGCCATCCGCACCGGCCGCCCCATGCGCGGGGCGTCGACGATTACGCAGCAGCTCGTCAAGAACCTCTTCCTCACGACGCACCGCTCGGTGGTCCGCAAGGGGATGGAGATCCCGTTGACGTTCCTGGCCGAGTGGATCCTCCCGAAGGACCGGATCCTCACGCTCTACCTCGACGTGGCCGAGTGGGGCCCCGGCGTGTTCGGCATCGAGGCCGCCGCGGCGTACCACTACGGCACGTCGGCAGCGTCGCTGACGCGCGAGCAGTCGGCCCGGCTGGCGGCGTGCCTCCCCGCCCCGCTCGAACGCCGTCCGCAGGACATGGGCCGGACGTCGGCGCGCATCCTCACCCGCATGCGCCAGATGGGATGGTAG
- a CDS encoding threonine aldolase family protein translates to MVDLRSDTVTRPTSAMRRAMAEAEVGDDVFGEDPTVKRLEARVAEMLGKEAALFVPSGVMGNQIAIRVHTRPADEVVVAERSHIYHYEGAAPAALWGVQLRPVGDLSGVLTVPDVEAVVQGAHDWEARTRLVCLENTINKAGGVAVPLDAITPVAEAARAHGLALHLDGARLWNAAVALCETPAALSAPFDTVNVCLSKGLGAPVGSVLAGPADLVREARRVRKLLGGGMRQVGVLAAAALVALDDFERDDHALVRADHARARRLADVIEDVGLALVQPPDTNIVLFETPEPASEAVAGLEAAGVRTVAFGPHAVRAILHRDVDAAAVEQAAGAIRQRYPR, encoded by the coding sequence ATGGTCGACCTCCGTTCCGACACCGTGACCCGCCCCACCTCGGCGATGCGCAGGGCGATGGCCGAGGCCGAGGTGGGCGACGACGTGTTCGGGGAGGACCCGACGGTAAAGCGGCTCGAAGCACGCGTCGCGGAGATGCTCGGGAAAGAGGCCGCCCTCTTCGTGCCGTCGGGCGTGATGGGCAACCAGATCGCGATCCGCGTCCACACGCGGCCGGCGGACGAGGTCGTGGTCGCCGAGCGGAGCCACATCTATCACTACGAAGGCGCGGCGCCGGCGGCGCTGTGGGGCGTCCAGCTCCGTCCCGTCGGGGACCTCTCGGGCGTGCTGACCGTGCCCGACGTCGAGGCCGTCGTGCAGGGCGCGCACGACTGGGAGGCGCGGACGCGGCTCGTGTGCCTTGAGAACACGATCAACAAAGCCGGCGGAGTGGCCGTGCCACTCGACGCGATCACGCCCGTCGCGGAGGCGGCGCGAGCCCATGGGCTGGCCCTCCACCTCGACGGCGCCCGCCTGTGGAACGCGGCCGTCGCGCTCTGCGAGACGCCCGCAGCGCTGTCGGCGCCGTTCGACACCGTCAACGTGTGCCTGTCGAAGGGGCTCGGCGCGCCCGTCGGATCGGTGCTGGCCGGGCCGGCCGACCTCGTCCGCGAGGCGAGGCGCGTGCGGAAGCTCCTCGGCGGCGGGATGCGTCAGGTCGGCGTGCTCGCCGCCGCCGCCCTCGTCGCCCTCGACGACTTCGAGCGCGACGACCACGCGCTCGTCCGCGCCGACCACGCCCGGGCCCGGCGCCTCGCCGACGTGATCGAAGACGTAGGGCTCGCGCTCGTCCAACCGCCCGACACGAACATCGTCCTGTTCGAGACGCCCGAGCCCGCGTCCGAGGCCGTCGCGGGGCTGGAGGCGGCCGGCGTCCGGACGGTCGCGTTCGGCCCCCACGCCGTCCGCGCGATCCTCCACCGCGATGTCGACGCCGCCGCCGTCGAGCAGGCCGCTGGCGCGATCCGCCAGCGCTACCCCCGGTAA
- a CDS encoding patatin-like phospholipase family protein: MFDRIARLFDGLKLDEPGPPPGGGGGTALALTGGGARAAYQAGVLRGLARLAPDFRPDILTGVSAGALNGAFLAASAQDPFPVAVDRLVDVWRDLRADHVYRLDRPTVPQALARFVRRPDEVSPPAEGGFLDTTPLKEFVEGHLGAAGEPMEGVDRAVREGHLGAFAITTTSYTSGQSVTWVQGEGIEPWDRPMRRAVRTKLQPEHVLASAALPFFFPAVAIENEALGHGWYGDGGIRLTAPLSPALHLGADKILVVNTRYGPSRAEADAPKVDAYPPPTRVLGILMNAVFLDVLDRDAQTLRRINALVASTPRGEWNGFRPVELLVLRPSVDLATLAVGYEPRLPPSMRLVMGGLSSGDGRSPDWLSMLGFDPAYVEALLQIGEADAERQADEIAAFLEA, translated from the coding sequence GTGTTCGACCGCATCGCCCGCCTCTTCGACGGCCTCAAGCTCGACGAACCCGGCCCGCCGCCGGGCGGGGGGGGCGGGACCGCGCTCGCGCTGACCGGCGGCGGCGCGCGGGCGGCGTACCAGGCCGGCGTCCTCCGCGGCCTCGCCCGCCTCGCGCCCGACTTCCGGCCGGACATCCTCACGGGCGTCTCGGCCGGCGCGCTCAACGGGGCGTTCCTGGCCGCCTCGGCGCAGGACCCGTTCCCCGTCGCCGTCGACCGGCTGGTGGACGTCTGGCGCGACCTCCGGGCCGACCACGTCTACCGCCTCGACCGGCCGACCGTCCCCCAGGCACTCGCCCGGTTCGTCCGCCGCCCCGACGAGGTCTCGCCGCCGGCCGAGGGGGGCTTCCTCGACACGACGCCGTTGAAGGAGTTCGTGGAGGGCCACCTCGGGGCCGCCGGCGAGCCGATGGAGGGCGTCGACCGCGCCGTCCGCGAGGGCCACCTCGGCGCGTTCGCCATCACGACGACGTCGTACACCTCGGGCCAGTCGGTCACGTGGGTCCAGGGCGAGGGGATCGAGCCGTGGGACCGACCGATGCGCCGGGCCGTCCGCACGAAGCTCCAGCCCGAGCACGTGCTCGCGAGCGCGGCGCTCCCGTTTTTCTTCCCGGCCGTCGCCATCGAGAACGAGGCGCTGGGCCACGGTTGGTACGGCGACGGCGGCATCCGGCTGACGGCCCCGCTCTCGCCGGCCCTCCACCTCGGCGCCGACAAGATCCTCGTCGTCAACACGCGCTACGGCCCGAGCCGTGCCGAGGCGGACGCCCCCAAGGTCGACGCGTACCCACCGCCGACGCGCGTCCTAGGCATCCTCATGAACGCGGTCTTCCTCGACGTCCTCGACCGCGACGCCCAGACGCTCCGCCGGATCAACGCGCTCGTGGCCTCGACGCCGCGCGGCGAGTGGAACGGGTTCCGGCCGGTCGAACTCCTCGTGCTCCGGCCGTCGGTCGACCTGGCCACGCTGGCGGTCGGCTACGAGCCCCGGTTGCCGCCGTCGATGCGCCTCGTGATGGGCGGCCTGTCGTCGGGCGACGGCCGGAGCCCCGACTGGCTCTCGATGCTCGGGTTCGACCCGGCCTACGTCGAGGCCCTCCTCCAGATCGGCGAGGCCGACGCCGAGCGCCAGGCCGACGAGATCGCGGCGTTCCTGGAGGCGTGA